The following proteins are encoded in a genomic region of Desulfosporosinus youngiae DSM 17734:
- a CDS encoding IS66 family transposase — protein MVSRRQCRVHTDGYEVYHKLNSDITVVGCLAHLRRRFTNCIQSLSEEEKKTTASYEGLQFCDTLFDIEERLKHYSIEERHRKRLALLKPVMDAFLAWLKEMNKNAVPKTHFYEAVNYGLNQWPYFENILLDGRLELSNNLAERSLRPFTIGRKNWVTMETPRGATASAMIYSVLITARNNNLKPYNYLVYVLKQMPNTDFINHPELIEKFVPWSTELPADCYKQDKA, from the coding sequence TTGGTATCCCGGCGGCAATGCCGGGTCCACACGGATGGATATGAGGTGTATCATAAATTAAATTCCGATATAACAGTGGTTGGATGCCTAGCTCATCTGCGACGGCGGTTCACAAATTGCATCCAGTCTCTTTCGGAAGAAGAAAAGAAAACAACGGCTTCTTATGAGGGACTTCAATTTTGTGATACTCTTTTTGATATAGAGGAAAGGTTAAAACACTATTCCATTGAAGAACGTCATCGAAAACGTCTTGCCTTATTAAAACCGGTAATGGACGCTTTTTTGGCGTGGCTTAAAGAGATGAATAAAAATGCTGTTCCTAAAACCCATTTCTATGAAGCGGTAAACTATGGCTTAAACCAGTGGCCATATTTTGAAAATATTCTTTTAGACGGAAGGCTTGAACTCTCGAACAATTTGGCCGAACGGAGTCTTCGTCCGTTTACAATCGGGCGCAAAAACTGGGTTACGATGGAAACGCCTAGGGGAGCAACAGCCAGCGCTATGATCTACAGCGTTTTGATAACAGCCAGAAACAATAATCTAAAGCCCTATAATTATTTGGTGTACGTATTGAAACAAATGCCGAATACGGATTTCATAAACCATCCTGAACTGATCGAAAAATTTGTTCCGTGGTCAACAGAGTTGCCAGCAGACTGTTACAAACAAGATAAAGCCTAA
- a CDS encoding DUF3102 domain-containing protein, with protein MKEEVGFSQNRAEKLMRLYEEFGREQS; from the coding sequence CTGAAAGAGGAAGTCGGCTTTTCCCAGAACCGGGCTGAAAAATTGATGCGCCTTTACGAGGAGTTTGGGAGAGAACAGTCCTAA
- a CDS encoding ATP-binding protein, which translates to MAVIFPKIVKLRLHGFDKIFTSNEFEISFSNNLSILLGGNGLGKTTLLQCIVYGLTGGTNNIEVEETKLHRWDHTYFKGRINADAYIWIDFLLGEKYLKVKRGFNSPRVLECAMITKNNSEDIIFDQAIIEYGNYNSVNDFSFIINRLLYLPENRRSLLWDYNAQIRALMIINNEFVVEQEYRSLRQLIKLKDSNKRKIGWDIGRIEKSAALQNVKETSNDSKNNSDASAYIENKKDLLTKLKKLTDTSKQLYTKIKSDQEARNKLVQNILIIGDQIRSTESDYLREHLLEHDEKNALVFNKTLKTGYCPSCDQKSDNLKNIIQERIKRGDCLVCGEPISKHQATAANFNSDDLNSQLNEKITARNTLDIQISQSNTKLTQIEEKISTFRNELSELDFGYSDGYTIDENDENESMDFVDEELIAKEYINLCQQEKEFELEIAQMTKQADKMYDIFITNFQTRYEQLHSIYSDLAYKFLGIPVELKFIKSKASFVNMNYLVPHFSNVDRDSSETCSEAQRFFLDIAFRMSLIALNKAISNIDSTFICETPENALDISYIDNVVKMFMTFMQKGGTMVLTNNLQYLGIAQTLIKEAKKQKIKIDIFDLLTYGKLSEIQSASKQLLEIRDAIIKEVE; encoded by the coding sequence ATGGCTGTAATATTTCCTAAAATAGTAAAGTTGAGACTTCATGGATTTGATAAAATATTTACAAGTAATGAATTTGAAATTAGCTTTTCAAATAATTTAAGCATTCTTCTTGGAGGGAATGGGTTAGGAAAGACTACATTGCTCCAATGTATTGTCTATGGGCTAACTGGTGGTACTAACAATATAGAAGTTGAGGAAACAAAATTACACAGGTGGGATCATACTTATTTTAAAGGCAGAATAAACGCTGATGCTTATATCTGGATAGATTTTCTATTAGGCGAAAAGTATCTAAAAGTAAAGCGTGGATTTAATTCCCCACGGGTGCTTGAATGTGCTATGATCACTAAAAATAATAGTGAAGATATTATTTTTGATCAGGCTATTATAGAATATGGAAATTATAATAGTGTTAATGATTTTTCTTTTATTATAAATAGATTACTTTATTTACCTGAGAATCGTCGCTCATTATTGTGGGATTATAATGCACAAATTCGAGCACTTATGATAATAAATAATGAATTTGTTGTAGAGCAAGAGTATCGGTCTTTACGGCAATTAATTAAGTTAAAAGATAGTAATAAGCGAAAAATAGGCTGGGATATTGGTCGTATTGAGAAGAGTGCGGCTTTGCAAAACGTAAAGGAAACAAGCAATGATTCAAAAAATAATTCTGACGCGAGTGCTTACATAGAAAATAAAAAGGACTTGTTGACAAAACTTAAAAAATTGACTGATACAAGTAAACAACTTTATACCAAGATAAAATCTGATCAAGAAGCACGCAATAAGTTGGTTCAAAACATTTTAATCATAGGGGATCAGATACGTTCTACCGAATCTGATTACTTACGAGAACATTTACTTGAGCATGATGAAAAAAATGCTTTAGTTTTTAATAAAACGCTAAAAACAGGTTATTGTCCTTCATGTGACCAAAAATCAGATAATCTTAAAAACATAATTCAAGAACGTATTAAAAGGGGAGATTGCCTCGTATGTGGAGAACCTATTTCAAAGCATCAAGCCACAGCAGCTAACTTTAATTCAGATGATTTAAACTCTCAACTAAATGAGAAAATTACGGCAAGGAATACATTGGATATTCAAATATCTCAAAGTAACACTAAGCTGACGCAAATAGAAGAAAAAATTTCAACATTTAGAAATGAATTATCGGAATTAGACTTTGGTTATTCTGATGGCTATACAATTGATGAAAACGATGAAAATGAAAGTATGGATTTTGTAGATGAAGAACTAATAGCCAAAGAATATATAAATCTATGCCAACAAGAGAAAGAGTTTGAGCTAGAAATTGCTCAAATGACAAAACAGGCAGACAAAATGTATGATATATTCATTACTAACTTTCAAACAAGATATGAGCAATTACATAGTATTTACAGTGATCTGGCCTATAAATTTCTAGGTATACCAGTAGAACTCAAGTTTATTAAAAGTAAAGCTAGCTTTGTTAATATGAACTATTTAGTTCCACATTTTAGCAATGTAGATCGCGATTCCTCAGAAACTTGCTCGGAGGCACAAAGGTTTTTTTTAGATATTGCTTTTAGAATGTCGCTGATCGCTTTGAATAAAGCAATCAGCAATATCGATTCTACATTTATATGCGAAACACCTGAGAATGCATTAGATATAAGCTATATTGACAATGTCGTAAAAATGTTTATGACTTTCATGCAAAAGGGTGGAACTATGGTATTAACTAATAATTTGCAATATCTTGGGATTGCTCAGACTTTGATAAAAGAGGCAAAAAAACAAAAAATCAAAATTGATATATTCGACTTGTTAACGTATGGAAAGTTATCAGAAATACAAAGCGCCTCTAAACAATTACTTGAAATACGAGATGCTATTATAAAAGAGGTAGAATAA
- a CDS encoding DUF3784 domain-containing protein, with protein sequence MLSMIIMEVCAVLLLVLGLFLKKGKGLMLLAGYNTMSKEERDLIDKRELSKAAGNLMFRAALALALLGLTIYFKLSWGTIILMVILIADPIILSVRMSAKMPKTTSRGGIIVALVFTAVTFIFVGGLLFYGEKEPVVKISDNQIRIAGMYGLSVDFSDISSISLIEKSVADLGAGRRTNGYGGFSESLKGHFDSPDLGKVLLFVKSGASPTLWIERESQEDIYLNFKDGEKTKALYQELKGVVPVK encoded by the coding sequence ATGTTGAGCATGATCATAATGGAGGTTTGTGCTGTCCTGCTTCTTGTGCTGGGCTTATTCTTGAAAAAGGGAAAAGGGCTTATGCTTTTGGCGGGATACAACACTATGTCCAAAGAAGAGCGGGATCTGATCGATAAAAGGGAGCTTTCAAAAGCTGCCGGAAACTTAATGTTCAGAGCTGCGCTTGCTTTAGCATTATTAGGTCTCACGATCTATTTCAAATTGAGTTGGGGAACGATTATCCTTATGGTTATTCTCATAGCCGATCCAATTATTTTATCAGTCAGAATGTCCGCCAAAATGCCAAAGACCACTTCCCGAGGCGGTATCATCGTTGCCCTGGTTTTTACTGCTGTGACCTTTATTTTCGTAGGTGGACTGCTTTTTTATGGGGAGAAAGAACCTGTAGTCAAAATTTCGGATAATCAAATCCGAATTGCTGGCATGTATGGCTTGAGTGTTGACTTTTCCGATATTTCTTCCATATCCCTGATCGAGAAAAGTGTGGCAGACCTGGGGGCCGGCCGCCGGACCAATGGCTATGGAGGATTTAGTGAATCCTTGAAAGGCCACTTTGATTCTCCTGATCTTGGGAAGGTTTTGCTTTTTGTTAAATCTGGAGCATCGCCTACCTTATGGATTGAACGGGAGAGCCAAGAAGATATTTATCTTAATTTTAAGGATGGGGAAAAAACGAAGGCTCTGTATCAGGAATTGAAAGGAGTAGTTCCCGTTAAATAA
- a CDS encoding UPF0175 family protein, with product MKNININISVPNEILLTLRESDNELALNMKRWAALKLFEDKRLSIGQSAELAEMTEEDFVRYLSSNKVSVFPYRNVNELVEDMDNA from the coding sequence ATGAAAAATATCAACATTAACATATCTGTGCCTAATGAGATATTACTGACGCTTCGTGAATCTGACAACGAACTTGCCCTAAATATGAAGCGTTGGGCTGCGTTAAAACTTTTTGAAGACAAAAGGCTTTCAATAGGTCAAAGCGCAGAGCTTGCCGAAATGACCGAAGAGGATTTCGTCAGATATCTTAGTTCCAACAAGGTTTCTGTCTTTCCCTACCGAAACGTCAATGAATTAGTAGAGGATATGGATAATGCATAA
- a CDS encoding DUF2800 domain-containing protein produces METAEKTCAGPTVLFEHQLDFSKYVEGGFGTGDCVVTTNNCLKLQI; encoded by the coding sequence ATGGAAACAGCGGAGAAGACTTGCGCCGGCCCCACGGTGCTTTTTGAACACCAGCTTGACTTCTCCAAGTATGTGGAGGGCGGCTTCGGGACGGGAGACTGCGTGGTTACAACAAACAACTGCCTAAAGCTACAGATATAA